Proteins found in one Massilia sp. H6 genomic segment:
- a CDS encoding adenosine deaminase, producing the protein MLNDHLRNILQNMPKAELHIHIEGSLEPELIFALAQRNGVSLPYPSVEALRAAYAFTDLQSFLDIYYAGASVLLTEQDFYDMTAAYLARAQADNVRHAEIFFDPQTHTARGVAFGTAIDGIWRACQDSPVSASVIMCFLRHLSEEEALATLDESLAYRDKFIGVGLDSSEVGHPPEKFARVFERARQLGLRLVAHAGEEGPPAYIESALDVLKVERIDHGVRALESPELVARLARDGMALTVCPLSNIKLRVFDVMGSHNLRALLDAGLVATVNSDDPAYFGGYMNANFLAAFEALPLDAGHARQLAHNSFAASFLDPERKRAFLAEVDAFFANPALAHS; encoded by the coding sequence ATGCTGAACGACCACCTGCGCAACATCCTGCAAAACATGCCAAAGGCGGAACTGCATATTCATATCGAGGGTTCGCTCGAGCCTGAGCTGATTTTTGCGCTGGCACAAAGAAACGGCGTGTCACTGCCCTATCCGTCGGTCGAGGCGTTGCGTGCTGCCTACGCTTTCACGGACCTGCAATCCTTCCTCGATATCTATTACGCCGGTGCCAGCGTGCTCCTGACCGAGCAGGATTTTTACGACATGACCGCAGCTTACCTGGCGCGCGCCCAGGCCGATAATGTGCGCCATGCCGAGATCTTCTTCGACCCGCAGACGCATACCGCGCGCGGCGTCGCCTTTGGCACCGCCATCGACGGCATCTGGCGCGCCTGCCAGGACAGCCCGGTCAGCGCCAGCGTGATCATGTGCTTCCTGCGCCACTTGTCCGAAGAAGAGGCACTCGCTACGCTCGACGAGTCGCTTGCGTATCGCGATAAATTCATCGGTGTCGGCCTGGATTCGTCCGAGGTTGGCCATCCGCCGGAAAAGTTCGCGCGCGTGTTCGAGCGCGCCCGCCAGCTCGGCCTGCGCCTGGTGGCGCATGCGGGCGAGGAGGGGCCGCCCGCCTATATCGAGAGCGCACTCGACGTGCTCAAGGTCGAACGCATCGACCATGGCGTGCGCGCACTGGAAAGCCCGGAGCTGGTAGCGCGCCTGGCGCGCGACGGCATGGCCTTGACCGTGTGCCCGCTGTCGAACATCAAGTTGCGCGTGTTTGACGTGATGGGCAGCCACAACCTGCGCGCGCTGCTCGATGCCGGTTTGGTGGCCACCGTCAATTCGGATGACCCGGCCTATTTCGGCGGCTACATGAACGCCAATTTCCTGGCCGCGTTCGAGGCGCTGCCGCTCGACGCCGGCCATGCGCGCCAGCTCGCCCACAACAGCTTTGCCGCTTCCTTCCTCGACCCGGAGCGCAAACGCGCCTTTTTGGCCGAGGTCGACGCCTTCTTCGCCAACCCGGCCCTTGCCCATTCTTAA
- a CDS encoding PrkA family serine protein kinase — translation MSIFDNYAARYERTREEEYSMSEFLQLCKQDPLTYATAPERMLAAIGEPTLVDTRLDPRLSRIFANKVIKLYPAFREFYGMEEVIEQVVSYFRHAAQGLEERKQILYLLGPVGGGKSSIAEKLKSLMEHVPFYAIKGSPVNESPLGLFNELEDGTILEEDYGIPRRYLRAIPSPWAVKRLHEFGGDINKFRVVRRYPSILKQVAISKTEPGDENNQDISSLVGKVDIRKLEDYAQDDPDAYSYSGGLCLANQGLMEFVEMFKAPIKVLHPLLTATQEGNYKGTEGFGAIPFEGIVLAHSNESEWKTFRNNRNNEAFLDRIYIVKVPYCLRVSDEIKIYDKLMHNSSLDKAPCAPGTLRMMAQFAILSRLKDPENSSIYSKMLVYDGENLKDTDPKAKSLHEYVDYAGVDEGMNGLSTRFAFKILSKVFNFDNTEVAANPVHLLYVLEQQIEREQFPPETEQRYLSYIKEHLAQRYVDFIGKEIQTAYLESYSEYGQNIFDRYVTFADFWIQDQEFRDPDTGESFDRESLNAELEKIEKPAGISNPKDFRNEIVNFSLRARATNAGKNPAWTSYEKFRSVIEKKMFSNTEELLPVISFNAKASAEDANKHADFVARMVEKGYTPKQVRLLCEWYLRVRKSS, via the coding sequence ATGAGTATCTTTGACAACTACGCAGCCCGTTACGAGCGCACCCGGGAAGAGGAATATTCCATGTCGGAGTTCCTTCAGTTGTGCAAACAAGACCCCCTCACTTACGCCACCGCCCCGGAACGCATGCTCGCGGCCATCGGCGAGCCAACCCTGGTCGACACCCGCCTTGACCCACGTTTGTCGCGCATCTTTGCCAACAAGGTTATCAAGCTCTATCCGGCCTTCCGCGAGTTCTATGGCATGGAAGAAGTGATCGAACAGGTGGTCTCGTATTTCCGCCACGCGGCGCAAGGCCTGGAAGAGCGCAAGCAGATTCTCTATCTGCTCGGTCCGGTTGGCGGCGGCAAGTCGTCGATCGCGGAAAAGCTCAAGAGCCTGATGGAACATGTGCCCTTTTATGCGATCAAGGGTTCACCCGTAAACGAATCGCCGCTCGGCCTGTTCAATGAACTCGAAGACGGCACCATCCTCGAAGAAGACTATGGCATCCCGCGCCGCTACCTGCGCGCCATCCCGAGCCCATGGGCAGTCAAGCGCCTGCACGAGTTCGGCGGTGACATCAACAAGTTCCGCGTCGTGCGGCGCTACCCGTCGATTCTGAAACAGGTCGCCATTTCCAAGACCGAACCGGGCGACGAGAACAACCAGGATATTTCTTCGCTGGTCGGCAAGGTCGACATCCGCAAGCTCGAAGACTACGCGCAGGACGATCCGGATGCCTATAGCTATTCCGGCGGCCTGTGCCTGGCCAACCAGGGCCTGATGGAGTTCGTCGAGATGTTCAAGGCCCCGATCAAGGTGTTGCATCCGCTGCTGACGGCGACGCAAGAGGGCAATTACAAGGGCACCGAAGGCTTCGGCGCGATTCCGTTCGAAGGCATCGTCCTGGCGCACTCGAACGAGTCCGAATGGAAGACCTTCCGCAACAACCGCAACAACGAGGCCTTCCTCGACCGTATCTATATCGTCAAGGTGCCCTACTGCCTGCGTGTTTCTGACGAGATCAAGATCTACGATAAGTTGATGCACAACTCTTCGCTCGACAAGGCGCCTTGCGCGCCGGGCACGCTGCGCATGATGGCGCAGTTCGCGATCCTGTCGCGTCTGAAAGACCCCGAAAATTCCAGCATCTACTCCAAGATGCTGGTCTATGACGGCGAAAACCTCAAGGACACCGATCCCAAGGCCAAGTCGCTGCACGAATACGTCGACTATGCCGGCGTCGACGAAGGCATGAACGGCCTGTCGACCCGGTTTGCGTTCAAGATCCTGTCCAAGGTCTTCAATTTCGACAATACCGAAGTGGCCGCCAACCCGGTGCACCTGCTCTACGTGCTCGAGCAGCAAATTGAACGCGAGCAGTTCCCGCCAGAAACCGAGCAGCGCTACCTGTCCTATATCAAGGAACACCTGGCGCAGCGCTATGTCGATTTCATCGGCAAGGAAATCCAGACCGCCTACCTCGAAAGCTATTCGGAATACGGCCAGAACATTTTCGACCGCTACGTGACCTTTGCCGACTTCTGGATCCAGGACCAGGAATTCCGCGATCCCGACACCGGCGAGAGTTTCGACCGCGAATCGCTCAATGCCGAACTCGAGAAGATCGAGAAGCCGGCCGGCATCTCGAATCCTAAAGATTTCCGAAACGAAATCGTCAACTTCAGCCTGCGCGCGCGGGCCACCAATGCCGGAAAAAATCCGGCCTGGACCAGCTACGAGAAATTCCGTAGCGTGATCGAGAAGAAGATGTTCTCGAATACCGAGGAACTGTTGCCAGTGATCTCCTTCAATGCCAAGGCAAGTGCCGAGGACGCCAACAAGCACGCCGATTTCGTGGCCCGTATGGTCGAGAAAGGCTATACGCCGAAACAGGTGCGCTTGCTGTGCGAATGGTATTTGCGCGTAAGGAAGTCCTCCTGA
- a CDS encoding YeaH/YhbH family protein, whose translation MTYLIDRRLQGKNKSAVNRERFLRRYKAQIKDAVGRAIKGRSITDIENGEKVTIPVKDVNEPHFGHAHGGVWETVNPGNTEYQKGDQFSRPRSGGGGPGRGRAGNSDQTNEDDFIFELSREEFMNYFFEDLELPNMVKTQLAQTIEYKSQRAGYNVSGTPSNIHVLRSLRGALGRRIAVGGPARRELKHAEEELQALLDAGAPLDDEMVVELRQRIHHLHIRLNAIPFIDPFDLRYSNRIKVPKPSTQAVMFCIMDVSGSMDETRKDTAKRFFILLYLFLKRAYEKIDVVFIRHHTAAAEVDENEFFHSRESGGTVVSSALHLLQKVISERYGSADWNAYVAQASDGDNWDNDSVLCKQILNNAIMPRVQYYTYVEITDGPPQNLWEQYCEVADHHKNFAMQKIVTPADIYPVFRELFKKQPK comes from the coding sequence TTGACTTACCTCATCGACCGTCGGTTGCAGGGAAAGAACAAGTCAGCGGTCAACCGCGAACGTTTCCTGCGCCGCTACAAGGCGCAAATCAAGGACGCGGTCGGCCGCGCGATCAAGGGCCGCTCGATCACCGATATCGAGAACGGCGAAAAAGTCACGATCCCCGTCAAAGACGTCAACGAGCCCCATTTTGGTCATGCCCACGGCGGCGTCTGGGAAACCGTCAACCCCGGCAATACCGAATATCAAAAGGGTGACCAGTTCAGCCGTCCGCGCAGCGGCGGCGGCGGTCCCGGGCGCGGACGCGCCGGCAATAGCGACCAGACCAACGAGGACGACTTCATCTTCGAGCTGTCACGCGAAGAATTCATGAACTATTTCTTTGAAGATCTTGAGCTGCCGAACATGGTCAAGACCCAGCTAGCCCAGACCATCGAATACAAGAGCCAGCGGGCCGGCTACAACGTCTCGGGCACGCCGTCCAATATTCACGTGCTGCGTTCGCTGCGCGGCGCACTCGGCCGCCGCATCGCCGTGGGCGGCCCGGCCCGGCGCGAACTCAAGCACGCCGAAGAAGAGCTGCAAGCGCTGCTCGACGCCGGCGCCCCCCTCGATGACGAGATGGTGGTGGAGCTCAGGCAGCGCATCCACCACCTGCATATCCGGCTCAACGCTATTCCTTTCATCGATCCCTTCGACCTGCGCTACTCGAACCGCATCAAGGTGCCCAAGCCCAGCACCCAGGCCGTCATGTTCTGCATCATGGACGTGTCCGGCTCGATGGACGAGACCCGCAAGGACACGGCCAAGCGCTTCTTCATCCTGCTCTACCTGTTCCTCAAGCGTGCCTACGAAAAAATCGATGTCGTCTTCATCCGCCACCACACGGCAGCAGCCGAGGTCGATGAAAACGAGTTTTTCCACTCGCGCGAGTCCGGCGGCACCGTAGTGTCATCGGCGCTGCACCTGCTGCAGAAAGTGATTTCCGAGCGCTATGGCAGCGCTGACTGGAACGCCTACGTGGCCCAGGCCTCGGACGGCGACAACTGGGACAACGACTCGGTGCTGTGCAAGCAGATCCTGAACAACGCCATCATGCCGCGGGTACAGTACTACACCTACGTCGAGATCACCGACGGCCCGCCGCAGAACCTGTGGGAACAATATTGCGAGGTAGCCGACCACCACAAGAATTTCGCGATGCAGAAGATCGTCACGCCGGCCGACATCTACCCGGTCTTCCGTGAGCTGTTCAAGAAGCAGCCGAAGTAA